TGATGGCCACACAGGTTCCTTTTGGCCTCCAGCTTCTCACAGCggccctacagctcctcacGGCAGCTCTACAACTCTATCATGGTGCCCCTACAGCTCCATCCTGGTAGCCCTACAGCTCCTCATGCTGGCCCTTCAGATCTCTTACaccctacagctcctcacagcagCTCTACAGCTCCATCCTGGTAGCCCTACAGCTCCTCATGCTGGCCCTTCAGATCTCTTACACCCTACAGCTCCTCATGGCTGCTCTACAGCTCCATCATGGTGGCCCTACAGCTCCTTGTGGTGGCCCTACAGATCCCTTATGCCCTACAGCTCTGTCCTGGTGGCCCTCCAGCTCCTCATGGTGGCCTTACAGCTCCTTGTGGTGGCCCTACAGATCCCTTATGCCCTACAGTTCCATCCTGGTGGCCCTCCAGCTCCTCGTGGTGGCCCTACAGCTCCTTGTGGTGGCCTTACAGCTCCTTGTGGTGGCCCTACAGCTCCCTCATGCCCTACAGCTCCTCGTGGCAGCCTGCACCTCCTTCACAAGGGGAGCAAAGCTCAGGAAGCACTCAGAAATACAGTGTGAATTTTTGGTGACCATGTGCAGAGGCAGAAtgtggacttgatgatcccttCCAACGCGGGAATTTCTGTGATTCCACGAAATCTCCATTCCCAGCACTCTGCCGTCGCCGTCTCAGGAGGAATTCCTCGTTCGGTCGCTGTGGAGCAGCTCTAAGTGCTTCAATATGtcggcagctgctgctggagtcGGATGGTAAATGCTAATGTGATATTATCCCGTGCACCGTCCAAAACCCACTGGAAGGGTTTAGTGCAAATTGGATTTGCAAACCTCTATCGGGTCTCCCTGCCCTCAGCAAAGCACTGTAATCCCCGGCGGGCGCCTTGACAAACCAGCTCCTTCTGTGCAAAAACAGCAGATTTTGGGAAGAAGGACAGCTGGATGGAGGGATgccccagtgctgggctggaggAGGCATTGCTTGCTTTTAGGACCACATTCCTCAGTGTTTTCCTGTGCCACCAGTCCTGCTGGGTCCCATAGTGACTTccccagagcaggaggaggttCTGTGGATACCAGTGGTGTCGAAATTGGCCCAGAGAAAAGCACATCTGGGGCCCGAGCTCAGCCCCGCTGCCAAAATGTAAGCTTTTAACCCTATTTCCCCAGGCACTGGGGTTGTTCAAACAAGCCACAGCAATTAGTCTCCTTCAGCAAACCACCTCTTTCTGGCATCGTGCGGTTATTCAGCGTTGGAAGGGTTGGTTCGTCGCTCCAAAAGGGCTGTCGTTCAGAGAAGGTTTTGGCAGGAGTGGGAAATTTGGGGCTGGAGAAGCACCATCTGCCAGCACCCATCAGTGCCTGGGCTGTCATACTTGTGGTTTTTTGGCTCACGTTAGCTCTGATTTCCTCTTTGCCTGCGTGTTCCCTGTTGAGGTTGGACGTAAAGGTTCTGGGGAGAATCCTCTGGTGGTGTTGATGACAGGAGTGCTTCcatgctctgttttcttttcctgcccaCCATCAAAGGGCCATTTCCGTGCAGTGCTTTTGCTATCACGTTGTGTTTCACACCCTTGGTTTACTCCCACCTCAAAGGAGTGATTTTGCATTTGctctctgtgctcctgctgaTGCTGAGCAATGCAATCACAAAACATTTCCCTGTAGTTTTACCTCTCCGTTCCCACCTCTTAGCACAAAGGGtggcttctgctgctggttAGACCCATGGAATCAGTGGATAAAAGTCATAAAAGGAACTGCCCCTTGGAGAGGTGGTGGTAGGGACAAGGGAGgcagcctcaccaccctgacCCTCCCGtctctctccctgcagccccatggcACACAGAGCAGTGGAGCACGAGGGTCTGACCCCAGCCCTGTGGGAGGAACGAGGGAAAGtggagagctctgcagctcctcgcCTTGGGCTGCTTTTCACTTTGGGAAAGCAGATCCATGTGGAGTGCGGGGCTCTGGTTTTACTTAGAGTGcacagggagagctggggaggagtgaggggagagggagcagtggtgacagcagggCTCCGTGGGCACAGAGATGCCCCAAACCCACGTGTGCTTTGTGCACGATGCTGCTGTCTGCCACggggctgctggcacagagcaaCCCTGAGATGGAGCTGGAGTTCAGgacctcttctttctttctctcctctgcatCTGCTTAATGCTAATTAATTAAGCTCAGATCAGGGTTTGGGGCATGTTTCTTTCTGACGCTCCCCATTTCGGGGCTTTTTGCCACCCTGGGGCTGTTCTggccctgcagcactggcatccccactgcagccctTCTCAGCACAACGTCCAACCTACAGCACTCAGACACAGCCATGCCGTTTGGGGGCTGCGCTTCCAGAGGGGATCTCACCAACTCAGGGCCATTTGAGGAACATTCTGTCTGAACACCGCACTGTCCCCATCCTCACCGGTGGTGCTGGGACCCCTGGGAGCTGCTCAATCCATTGGCTTCTCCAGGAGCCTGGAAGAACCACAGCTGCTCCGCCACAGCACGGAGCCGGGATGGAAATTGTTTAATTCCTGCGGGGTGAGTCATGAGGAGCCGGGATTTCAAAGCAGCTTGGCTCCCATGTAAGGCACTAAAATAAACAGTGTGGCAGGTGGAAGCTCTCTCTGATGTCCCGTCAAGGCCTTGATCTTTCCAAGTGTTTCGTGTTGCCAAAAACCTCGGCCACTCCGTGGCCTCATCCATTCTCGCTCCGTGGCCGAGGCCGAGAGCTTGAAAATAATGAATCAATGCCCGGAAGCATGAATCGACTGAAAATTTATGACATACTTACAATATAATGTCTTTTGGGCGCCCTGGCTTCTAGGCTTCAAAGCCCGAGGACGGAACGTTCGCACGTCTCCTCTTCCCCCTCTCTCTGCTATAAAGAAGGATTTAAGGGTAAAAAAATGAAGCTTGGCTTCTCCCCTCGCCTCAGCATTGAGGAGTCTGAAGGACGACGTGAGTGGGCTTAACAGCTGGAAATGGTCGTGGAGGAGAGAACCTGAGAGCGTGAGAAGTGGATGAAGCCTGCACGGTCCCGAACACAGTGCAGCCCGCGGGCGTTGGTGAGTCCACGGGATGGGAATGCTGTACTCCCATTGAGCAGGGAAAGGCGTGAGAAATTCCAGCGCTTGGGAGATGGGGCGAAGAAACCTCCAGCTAGAAGCCAAGCTCCATCGGTTCTACATTATGCTGAGCAATGGGGGAGGTGATGGAATGGAGGAGCACGCATGGAAGCGAGGGATGGGCTCAGTGCTTTGGGctgagatgggagctgggcagagagCTCACCCCAGCGCCGGGCAGAGCCAAGATCATCGGCTGCTTCTTTCCAGGCAAGCAATGAGCCTcggctgtgctgctggccatCATTTTTTGTGAGGTTTCCAGTTCTTCAGGACGTGGAGCCTTCTGGGGAGGATGCAGAGAAGCATGGGCTCAGTTTGGTGCTCGGCTCCTGCAGAGTGGGGCTGCTGGGAAGGGTTTCCTCCTGCAGGATCGAGTTTCCCGCTTGGCAGCAGGCGCAGCGCGGCTGGATCTGTACCACTGCACTGATGGATTATCGGGAGAATTCGGGAGAGCGCAGTGCTTTTGGGCTGTTCTCCAGAAGAAAATCCAAGTGCAGCCTTTGGCCTTTTGTTGAgccctggaggagcagcagcagcttaaCCAAGATGGGACCTCATGGCAGGCTGGGAAGAGCGTGATGTTCCCTGTGTCAGAAGGAGGAGCGTTGTGGTACCCAACTCAGCGGATGCTGAGCCCATGGGCAGCTCAGGGAGGACTGATTTTTgctggaggaggatggaggcTTCAAGgatagggatggggaagggGCAGTGCAGAATGGCAGAGCCATGATGCCCGTAGGAGTAGCTGGGCACCAGCACATGGCAGTGTGGGACAATCCAGCCGCGGCAAAATGTTATCATTGGGGTTGGGTTTAGGATAGGTGGAAACCAGAGGGCACAGTTCagagtcagccatgggagagTCGTGGCCgtgagctgtgtgtgtgtgattttccttttctccccctttgcatttctgcttttcccacaGGTTGGCACATGGGGTCTGGGGCTTAAAGTGAgagaaaccaaaggcaaagcTTGGAAtcacactggcacaggttgcccaaggaggctgtggatgccccagccctgcaggcattcgaggccaggctggatgtggctctgggcagcctgggctgctggttggtgacctgcacacagcagggggttggggctggatgagcactgtggtcctttgcaacccaggccgttctatgattctatgattctatgaatcatttttgtttctgattgtTTTGTACGTTGGAGCCAGAGTTCCATCCAGCCTTTGGAAAGGTCACCAGCGAGCGGGCGGGGGCCACAATTGCTGGCTGCCCAAAGAGCAGCGTTTGTACGGGGTGTGCGAGGCTGAACCCGCCCTGCTGAAATGTTACGGGCTCAGAACGAGCCAGAAGCCCTTCCCTGGGGTTGGCCGTGCTGTGTCCTGCCCAGCTCCAACCCTACGGCACCGCATCCAAAGCCTCAACGCCGTCCCCCATTGCTTCGCCACACCTATTTGATGCCCACGAGCGTTTCCAGCATGCATTCCCCTTTCTCTCCTCGTTGCTCCCAGCCTGAAACCCCTCAAACACCGCGATTAACCACGAGGCAAACCCACTCCATGCCTTCCGATGACCCTCCCCAGCGCAGCTCATGGGGCACCATCCAGCCTCGCAGCGCTCAGCCCAACGCGGCACCGTGGCGCGCTGTGCGTGTCGCTCCGGCGCTGCCTCCCGGTACCACGGAGGGATTTCATGATCTTACCTCCTTATATGGCCAAACTATTCTTTTTCTATCTTGGCATTGTTTATAGCCCAGTTGAAAATATTTAGGCTCTGGCTGGGTTCTACAATTATCTTGTAACCTACGGGGCGTATAATTACTGCTAGTTAACGCATAATTATCTGCATCCTGTAAAGTAAAGTGTTGCTGGCAATGAGGCGGCACTTGCACAGCTCTCAGGGTTGTTTTCTGCAGTAACGGTAAAAGAGAATCTgttaaattccattttaaaataaacatttttttccccagtatatTCTATTTGGCAAATATTGCTAAACCGGGCTatgttttgttgtgtgtttttttttttctttcccttctctctctccccacccccctcccccaaacCCCCCTCCCAACCTCTGACACCCCGTggaaaatttgtttaaaaaggagaaatgtttgGAGTTTGCAAGGAGCTGAGATGAGAAAAAGGGGATGGGAGGTGACTGCGAGTCAGCGCCGCTCTCTGAAGGCTGGCGGTGATGGGGGTTTAATGGCTGCACCCATCAGCTCCCATCAGGTCCAACCTGCTCTGGATGGACAGATCCCAGCGCTGTCAGGTAAGGGCATCCTGGCTGCTCCAGGGTTTTGGGGTGATGTGAGATCTTcaggtgctgcagctctgaattTCAGTCCCCAGCGCTGCTGGGATGGATGGAGCGGGGTGGTTCTTGtggttttgctggttttttgGGTGTTTGGGGGTGGCCATCTTGGTGCACTGTTGGGGCAGGGATCTGGGTGGAGGTTGAGCAGCACAACCCCGTTCCCCATTGCAGTCTGGGCTCTGTGCACATCACTGGCGgaggcagagcagtggggcTCAGTGTAGAGTCCCCTCTCTGTGGGTTTCCCCATCCTTCACTCACAGCCACCCACCAGAGTCTCAGCCCCAATGCAAGGGCAAGATGGAGACCCAGCCACCAACAGGGAGGCTTAAACCCCGCATGCCtcgtgctgctggggctgcatggAGCGAGAATATCCCCTCTTCCCCATTGTCACCACTGGGGACAGCCCATCCATGAACCACCTTCGCCTTTCTCCTGCTCAGCCCACGCcccatgcctcagtttccccacacCAGTCCCATCCGGATCACGGCTGGGGGCAGAGAGGATGGGCCGGATCCCGGCAGGGGGCTGTTGGCCAACCTGAGTCGTGGGGACAGGGGTGGGAGAGGTGGCCCCGGGCAAAGGCGGTGTAATAAGGATATTTGTTTTGCCTGTTTTGCAGAGTTTCAATGTTCTGACTTGCTCTAAGATGAAGGTATGGAAGTTTGCAGCCATTGCATCGATGCTCCTCAGTTCCATGTTATCCATTTTAGTTTGTAGAGACATGTTCAACGGAAGCCGGACATACAGCCCCTTGCCTTCCTCGCTGGCCTCACGggcatcctcctcctcctcttcctcttcctcgcTGCCGGTGGCTCCGCGGAGACCCCCCCGGGCCCTGCCACgccacagctctctgctctcccagtgtaagcacccacagccccacaacACCAACGGGGGCTGCTTTTGTCTCAGCCTcacccctcccttcctcctgcacTGCGGGTCGGGAGCGTTTAGCAAAGCACGGGGTTGGGAGCATCCCAGGAAAACCACGCACGGAAAAGGCAGCAAACCTTCACGCTCATCTTCATGCTAaaagctgcttgttttttttttttttttccttttttttttctccaaagggcctttttttgttgttgtaaatTGCcgtgctatttttaaaaaagcaaaatgtcaaACAGGAGCTGAGAGCGAAGGGAAGCGGCTCCATCCTGCAGCAACTTCCCCCGGAGCGCCGCTCGCCCCTTTGCCTTCACAGCTGCTGGAAATCCCAGGCGTGTTTGCTTTTATTCCAAACCAGAGGAACTTCTTGGTTTGAAATTTGGAAATCAATGACAAGCTGTCAAATTATGCTTTCCTCTGTGCTTCCCCCAGTGCTGGGTTGGACAAAGCCTGGGCTCAGTGTTAGGACATGGGGACAAGGATGCTGCCAGCTGCGGTTGgactctgtgtgtgtgcagcgTGCATTGCAGTTCTGGTGAGCAGCCCTTCCACCAAGCAATGGGGAAACATCCCAAATATTACATTTGCTGGAGTTTCTCACCACTCCACGGTGGCTTTTCTGTAGTATGATCTCTTAGGAAATGATTTAGGATCTGGAAAATTTTTTTGCACATTGGCAAGCTGGGGCAATGCCACCATGAAATGTTGGTTCCCGTGTGCTGCTTGGTGCCCCCGTGTCCCCACTGCTTTGTGCACCCCACATCGTGCTGCCCAATCCCCACccgcagcactgctgccatcgGCCAGCTGGAAACCATGAGTACAGCAGATATTcattatgctttcttttcccctccactTCTAAGCATGCACTTGATGTGCAGGAAGGGTATGGCTTCGGGCAGGGAACAAAactgaaaggaggaggagggaagaggaggaaggtggGGTTATTTGTGGGGTCTTCATTTTTGCACAGTGGGGAACCCATCTTGGGGTCTCAGCCCCATGCATAGAGTCAcaggatgggttgggttggacaAAGCCTCAAGGATTATAGAGCCATAGAATGAGCTGATTGGAAGGAGCCTTAAAGTTCACAGAACCATTGAGTTGGAGTGTTGGGTtggaccttaaggatcatccaGTTGTACCCCTCTGCTCTGGGTGctcctcaccagctcaggctgcccagtgcccatccatggcctcgggcacctccagagatggggcacccacagctctgggcagcagtgctgggacctcaccaccctctgcataaaagatttcttcctcaAATCGAACCTAAAccatcttttagtttaatgctgtttcccctcatcctacCACCATCTACCCATGCATGCCGGGGAGGGAGCGGGGGGTCCGTCCCCACTCACCCCACACCTTCTGCGATTCTGTGCACCTCTGATTCACGGCCGCCGTTGGCTTTGTGGCGCTGAACGCTGCCCTTTCCACCCCCTTCTCTTGCAGACAGCAGCCTGCTGGAGAGCTACACGGAAGGGGAGATCCGGCAGCTCATCTCGGCGCTGGTGGAACGCTACAGCCAGGCCATGAACTCGGGTGGCCACGAGCTGCCCCTCTTCCCCAAAACGGGCAACCGCATGAAGCGGGCACGCGCCCGCCACAAACCCTGCGccctgaaggagctggaggtgAGCGTCAGCGAGTTGGGCCTGGGCTACGAGTCGGATGAGACCGTGTTGTTCCGCTACTGCAGCGGCACCTGCGACGCAGCCGTCAGGAACTACGACCTCTCGCTGAAGAGCGTGCGCAGCCGGAAGAAGATCAGGAAGGAGAAGGTGCGTGCGCGGCCCTGCTGCAGGCCGCTCTCCTATGATGATGATGTCTCCTTCTTGGATGCCTACAACCGTTACTACACCGTCAACGAGCTGTCGGCCAAAGAGTGCGGCTGTGTGTGAAGGGCCGGGTTGG
The DNA window shown above is from Lagopus muta isolate bLagMut1 chromosome 26, bLagMut1 primary, whole genome shotgun sequence and carries:
- the NRTN gene encoding neurturin isoform X3; translation: MDRSQRCQSFNVLTCSKMKVWKFAAIASMLLSSMLSILVCRDMFNGSRTYSPLPSSLASRASSSSSSSSSLPVAPRRPPRALPRHSSLLSQYSSLLESYTEGEIRQLISALVERYSQAMNSGGHELPLFPKTGNRMKRARARHKPCALKELEVSVSELGLGYESDETVLFRYCSGTCDAAVRNYDLSLKSVRSRKKIRKEKVRARPCCRPLSYDDDVSFLDAYNRYYTVNELSAKECGCV
- the NRTN gene encoding neurturin isoform X1 codes for the protein MCFWRNVWSLQGAEMRKRGWEVTASQRRSLKAGGDGGLMAAPISSHQVQPALDGQIPALSVCRDMFNGSRTYSPLPSSLASRASSSSSSSSSLPVAPRRPPRALPRHSSLLSQYSSLLESYTEGEIRQLISALVERYSQAMNSGGHELPLFPKTGNRMKRARARHKPCALKELEVSVSELGLGYESDETVLFRYCSGTCDAAVRNYDLSLKSVRSRKKIRKEKVRARPCCRPLSYDDDVSFLDAYNRYYTVNELSAKECGCV
- the NRTN gene encoding neurturin isoform X2, with the translated sequence MRKRGWEVTASQRRSLKAGGDGGLMAAPISSHQVQPALDGQIPALSVCRDMFNGSRTYSPLPSSLASRASSSSSSSSSLPVAPRRPPRALPRHSSLLSQYSSLLESYTEGEIRQLISALVERYSQAMNSGGHELPLFPKTGNRMKRARARHKPCALKELEVSVSELGLGYESDETVLFRYCSGTCDAAVRNYDLSLKSVRSRKKIRKEKVRARPCCRPLSYDDDVSFLDAYNRYYTVNELSAKECGCV